A genome region from Heteronotia binoei isolate CCM8104 ecotype False Entrance Well chromosome 19, APGP_CSIRO_Hbin_v1, whole genome shotgun sequence includes the following:
- the LOC132587940 gene encoding gonadotropin-releasing hormone II receptor-like, translated as MELAAGLSGSPRRNGSQEGALPPLPTFSSAALARVVLTLLLCALATAGNAAVLRAGLAAAAGRGGRGRRGLSPARRLLLHLAGADLLVALVAMPLDAAWNLTVEWRGGDGACRLLMFLKLLAMYAAAFLTALVSLDRHAALRHPLALAAAPRRPPPAAAAAWLLSAALALPQLFLFRAVTVGSPPRTFTQCSTRGSFARRWHEAAYNLLTFAGLFLLPLLVMVACYARILRHIARHARSGPPSAPELPLRRSRNPIPQARLRMLRLSVAIVGSFVVCWTPYYLLGLWYWFWPAAMEGTVSHSLAHLLFLFGLLNACLDPLLYGLFTTPWPPRRPWLQGCRPVGGRGPQPPTASSCRSSPSTACARRDGGPPRGSQAPLALGQGPPLQQPLGRQD; from the exons ATGGAGCTCGCAGCAGGCCTCTCCGGCTCCCCTCGGCGCAACGGCAGCCAGGAGGGGGCGCTGCCGCCGCTGCCCACCTTCTCGTCGGCCGCCCTGGCGCGGGTGGTGCTCACGCTGCTGCTCTGCGCGCTGGCCACGGCGGGCAACGCGGCGGTGCTGcgggcggggctggcggcggcggcgggcaggGGCGGGCGGGGGCGGCGGGGGCTCTCCCCGgcgcggcggctgctgctgcaccTGGCGGGGGCCGACCTGCTGGTGGCGCTGGTGGCGATGCCGCTGGACGCCGCCTGGAACCTGACCGTCGAGTGGCGCGGGGGCGACGGCGCCTGCCGCCTGCTCATGTTCCTCAAGCTGCTGGCCATGTACGCCGCCGCCTTCCTCACCGCCCTCGTCAGCCTCGACCGCCACGCCGCCCTCCGGCACCCCCTCGCCCTCGCCGCAGCCCCCCGCCGGccgccccccgccgccgccgccgcctggcTCCTCAGCGCCGCCCTCGCCCTGCCGCAG CTCTTCCTCTTCCGGGCGGTGACGGTGGGCTCCCCGCCGCGGACCTTCACGCAGTGCTCCACCCGCGGCTCCTTCGCCCGGCGCTGGCACGAGGCGGCCTACAACCTGCTCACCTTTGCCGGCCTCTTCCTGCTCCCCCTGCTGGTCATGGTCGCCTGCTACGCCCGCATCCTCCGCCACATCGCCCGCCACGCCCGCAGCGGCCCCC CCTCGGCTCCGGAGCTGCCTCTGCGCCGCTCGCGCAACCCCATCCCACAGGCTCGACTGCGCATGCTGCGCCTCAGCGTGGCCATCGTGGGCTCCTTCGTGGTCTGCTGGACTCCCTACTACTTGCTGGGCCTCTGGTACTGGTTCTGGCCGGCCGCCATGGAGGGCACCGTGTCTCACTCGCTGGcccacctcctcttcctctttggcCTCCTCAACGCCTGCCTGGACCCCCTCCTCTATGGCCTCTTCACCACGCCCTGGCCCCCCCGGAGGCCCTGGCTGCAGGGCTGCCGCCCAGTGGGAGGAAGGGGGCCCCAACCTCCCACCGCCTCCTCCTGCCGCAGCTCCCCCTCCACTGCTTGCGCCAGACGTGACGGGGGGCCTCCACGTGGCAGCCAAGCCCCCTTGGCTCTGGGCCAAGGACCCCCTTTGCAGCAGCCACTGGGGAGACAGGACTGA